The following proteins come from a genomic window of Salvelinus sp. IW2-2015 unplaced genomic scaffold, ASM291031v2 Un_scaffold14527, whole genome shotgun sequence:
- the LOC111958304 gene encoding copine-4, producing the protein MTVSVTVCVLFCVFPTYVYGCAGIQGVVEAYQTCLPKLQLYGPTNIAPIIQKVASSASQEMHTKEAMQYFILLILTDGVITDMADTREAIVQASHLPMSIIIVGVGSADFSDMQMLDGDDGILRSPKGEPCLRDIVQFVPFRNFKHVSLYWNWEGYLRN; encoded by the exons ATGACTGtgagtgttactgtgtgtgtgttattctgtgtTTTTCCAACATATGTCTATGGGTGTGCAGGTATCCAAGGGGTGGTGGAGGCCTATCAGACATGCCTTCCTAAGCTTCAGCTCTACGGCCCCACCAACATCGCCCCCATCATCCAGAAAGTAGCCAGCTCCGCTTCACAGGAAATGCACACCAAGGAGGCCATG CAGTACTTCATTCTGCTCATCCTAACGGACGGAGTGATCACAGACATGGCAGACACCCGCGAGGCCATCGTCCAAGCCTCCCACTTGCCAATGTCCATCATCATTGTAGGCGTGGGAAGTGCTGACTTCAGTGACATGCAGATGCTGGATGGAGATGACGGGATCCTTCGCTCGCCCAAGGGGGAGCCCTGCCTACGAGACATCGTCCAGTTCGTCCCCTTCCGCAACTTCAAACATGTGAGTCTTTACTGGAACTG